From the genome of Geobacter sp. SVR, one region includes:
- a CDS encoding chemotaxis protein CheX produces MSLNPEISAAVHLSEEQLARYVIDATNEVFSTMVMMNPEDDYPLNTPVHHFQCSITGLVGFAGTYSGTISIHCPVPLALMITGSMLGLECHEVGDDVHDAIGEIANMLAGNVKQVLSKGGLDVRLSIPTIIAGEEYTIETLSVGDCVVMPFTVGTERFLVGLSLTKEE; encoded by the coding sequence ATGAGTCTCAACCCGGAAATCTCAGCAGCGGTGCACTTGTCCGAGGAACAGCTTGCCCGGTATGTCATTGACGCCACCAATGAAGTGTTTTCAACCATGGTGATGATGAATCCGGAGGACGATTATCCACTCAATACACCGGTGCATCACTTTCAATGCTCCATAACCGGCCTGGTGGGCTTTGCCGGCACCTATTCCGGGACCATCTCGATTCATTGCCCGGTACCCCTGGCACTCATGATCACCGGCAGCATGCTCGGCCTGGAGTGCCATGAGGTCGGTGACGACGTGCACGACGCTATCGGCGAGATCGCCAACATGCTGGCCGGCAACGTCAAGCAGGTGCTTTCCAAAGGGGGATTGGACGTCAGGCTCTCGATCCCGACCATAATCGCGGGAGAGGAGTACACGATCGAGACCCTGTCGGTGGGTGACTGCGTTGTAATGCCGTTCACTGTCGGCACGGAGAGATTTCTGGTGGGATTGTCCCTTACAAAAGAAGAATAG